The genomic region TGACTCACCCATTTCTATCGCCATCGCTGATGTAATTGTTTTTAAAGGCATAAATGGCATTTTTAAGTTTGGCATAAGAGCGGAGTTGCCTATCACCATCATCACCGCCATTGTCTCGCCTGCAGCTCTTCCAATTCCAAGCACAATTGATGCAATTATTCCTGGCAATGAAGCTGGCAAAACAATTTTTCTGATTGTCCTCCATTTAGTCGCTCCTAATGCAAAACTTCCCTCAACATACTCAGAAGGCACGGAGCTTATTACATCCTCGCTTATGCTTGTTATGGTTGGCAGTATCATTATCGCAAGCACAATTGATGCAACAAGCCACCCCTCGCCGCTCGCAACATTGAAATTTGCCTGAAAAAAATTTACAAGAACAACTAGCCCAAAGAAACCATATACAACAGAGGGTATCCCTGCAAGAAGTTCAATCATTGATTTAATAAAGGATTTTATTCTTTTGGGGGCGAGATGTGATATAAATATTGCGCTTCCTATACCAAGAGGAACTGCAATTGCAATTGCCATGAAAGTGGTGAGCAATGTTGCAAGTATTAATGGTAATGCTCCGTAGCTGGCATCGAAGCCATATATCTCTCCCTCCGGCTTCCATTCCCTGCCAAAAATAAAGTTAAGCCCTTCTTTCAAAAAAATAGGCATTCCTTCTTTCAGAATAAAAATTATTATCAGGAATATTATTATTACAGAAAAAAATGCACTCAGGAAAAGTAAAGAACTTACCAGCTTTTCCTTGAGATGCATAATGTAATAGTTAAAGAGGTATAAATCCTTCCTCCTCAACTATTTTCTGGCCTTCATCGCTTTTTACGAAATTTATGAAATCCTTGGTCAGGCCTGTTGGCTCTCCTTTTGTAAAAAGATATAGCTCTCTCGCAAGTGGATAAACTTTGTTTTTTACATTCTCTAATGTTGGCTCAATCCCATCAAGTTTCAATGCTTTAACCTTATTGCTGATGTATCCAATTCCCACAAAACCTATTGCATTTTGTGTGCTTGCCACTTTATCATGCACAGCCCCATTTGAAGGCAGTGCAAGCATGCCTGATGTAAAATTTTCTTTTTTCATTACATGCTCCCAGAAAAACTCGCCGGTGCCGCTTGCGGTGTCGCGCCCAACTACTACTATTTCGCCAGTCCATCCAAATTCTTCCCATCTTGTGTATGTGCCGTTGTATATACCTTTCAGTTGTTCGCTCGTAAGGTTGCTAAGCGGGTTAGAAGGATGAACTATTATTGCTATTCCATCCTTTGCTATTACATGTTTCACCAAATCAGGATAGTTGCTCTTTTCTGAATCTTTTATATCGCGGGAAGCCATGCCTATATCAACAATCCCATCGCCAACATTTTTTATTCCCATGCTCGAGCCTCCTCCGCTGACCCTTACATCAACTTCAGGATGCAATTGCATATATCTATCAGCACATTTTTGCACTATCGGAAGAACTGTTGTTGAGCCCGCTATGTTTATTGTTTCTCTTGTACCTATGCATCCCACAAGAGCTATACATATAACACAGGCAGGCAACAATTTTTTTATTTTATTCATTTTCATCATGAATAAAAAAGCCGGGATATATATATTTTTTCGAAATAAAATATGTATTGATACATATTTTTAAAAATTTTATAGAAAAATATATATAAAATTTTGTATATCTGTTTATGGAATTAAGAAAAGTGCAGGTTAGCGGTGGCTCTTCCTTTATAATTTCTCTGCCAAAAGAATGGGCAATAAAAAATGGAATAAAGAAAAATGATAAAGTTGGGGTAATTGAAGCAAGAGACGGAAATATTGTTATAATTCCAAAAATGAAAAAAATTAAAGAGAGAGTTATAGAGTTTGATGCAGAAGGGGATGAAAACTATATTTTCAGGCTTTTACTTGCAAGTTATGTTGATGGCTACAACATTATCATATTAAAATCAAAGGAAATAAAACCATCTATAAGAAATGTTGTAAAAAAATTTATAAAATGCTCAATTGGCTTTGAAATTATAGAGGAAGGAAGGCATTCAATAATAATAAAAGATTTTTTAAATCCTTCCGAGCTACCTTTTGAAAAGATAATCAGTAGAATTTTTTCGGTTGTTTTGTCAATGCATGAAGATTTGATTTATGCAATAAGAAATCGCAATGAAGAAATTTTGAAAGATATCATTGCAAGAGATGATGATGTGGACAGGCTCCACTGGCTCATTTCAAGGCAATACAATATATTATCAAGAAATATTTTTGGGGAAGAAATTTTTATAAACTATCCTCTCCTGAGCAGAATCCTTGAAAGGTGCGCAGACCATGCGGTAAGGATGGCGGAGGGCATTAAAAATTTAAATAAAATTGGCAAGGAGCTTGAAGAAAAAATTATTTCCGCTGAAATTTTTTCATTAAAAATTTTCAAAATGAGTATGAAATCCTTTTTTGGTAAGAATTTAGAGGAAGCCAATGAATGCATAGAGATGGCTAAAAAAATAAATGATAAATGTGTGAAAATAAACAATGAAGCAATTGGAAAAGATGCTAAATCAGTTATTCATATAGGGCAGATAAGCGACAGCATCAGAAGATTTGCTGAGTATTCAGCGGATATTGCAGAGTATGTAACAGATTATATAGTAAGTGAAAGAGCTTCTTAAATTTGATGAAGTTCTGCACCGCATTTCATCATTTTTTCTTCAAAAACGGGAAAAACAAAGGAAAAGGGCTTGACAGCATTGCCATGCCCACGGGCTCGCGCAACAATTCATCTAAACAACTTTTCCATCAGCTCCTTTTTACTCATTTGAAGGTATTCTGCAATATCAGATAAAATATTATTCAATGTGCCAAGTTTTAATGGCTTATGAAGAGGAATTGTGATGAAATGGGCTTTCCCCCGTTACCTCACTCTTCAATCTAACATGGCTTCCAGTTTGTCTAACAACTTCATATCCAAATTTTGCCAACAGTTTTATTAAATCTTCTCCACCAACATGGCGGGGCAATTTCATATTGCAATCACTTCATCTTTAACAATATGCATTCTTATTAAGGAAGGCATATCCTTCCTTTTCATCAAAATGGCATTTTACGGCATCTACAATCATTTTCCTTAACTCTTCAATATTTTCAGCTTCAGTGAATATGGAATACCCTAAAGCCTTTGCTATATATCCGCCTTCCTCTGCCTCCTCGACAAGAAATATGATTTCCTTAACCATGTTATATTACAATATTCATCATCTATTAATCTTTTCTCTTTTTCCTTTTCTGCTCTGAGGAATATAAAAATCCAAAACAAAAATGAAAAGGAAAAGGGCTTGACAGCATACCGCCTTTC from Thermoplasmatales archaeon harbors:
- a CDS encoding phosphate ABC transporter substrate-binding protein, whose translation is MMKMNKIKKLLPACVICIALVGCIGTRETINIAGSTTVLPIVQKCADRYMQLHPEVDVRVSGGGSSMGIKNVGDGIVDIGMASRDIKDSEKSNYPDLVKHVIAKDGIAIIVHPSNPLSNLTSEQLKGIYNGTYTRWEEFGWTGEIVVVGRDTASGTGEFFWEHVMKKENFTSGMLALPSNGAVHDKVASTQNAIGFVGIGYISNKVKALKLDGIEPTLENVKNKVYPLARELYLFTKGEPTGLTKDFINFVKSDEGQKIVEEEGFIPL
- a CDS encoding phosphate uptake regulator PhoU; the encoded protein is MELRKVQVSGGSSFIISLPKEWAIKNGIKKNDKVGVIEARDGNIVIIPKMKKIKERVIEFDAEGDENYIFRLLLASYVDGYNIIILKSKEIKPSIRNVVKKFIKCSIGFEIIEEGRHSIIIKDFLNPSELPFEKIISRIFSVVLSMHEDLIYAIRNRNEEILKDIIARDDDVDRLHWLISRQYNILSRNIFGEEIFINYPLLSRILERCADHAVRMAEGIKNLNKIGKELEEKIISAEIFSLKIFKMSMKSFFGKNLEEANECIEMAKKINDKCVKINNEAIGKDAKSVIHIGQISDSIRRFAEYSADIAEYVTDYIVSERAS